The Methanoplanus sp. FWC-SCC4 genome has a window encoding:
- a CDS encoding amino acid ABC transporter ATP-binding protein, with the protein MADDDYTLKPEDLQKTNSEYILRVEDIHKTYNDSEVLKGVSFNVKKGDTIVFIGPSGTGKSTLLRCINQLTLPEKGRVWLRDEEVTNSGSRINYFRQKIGMVFQNFYLFDHLTAVRNVEIALIKVKGMDPKAAREKALYELRQVGMEEWADHYPAELSGGQAQRVSIARALAMEPDVILFDEPTSALDPELTREVLEVMKKLAQEGMTMLVVTHEMGFAKSVANEIIFMEGGKILETGTPDEILNNPTYERTRSFIGQFGGLTGD; encoded by the coding sequence ATGGCAGATGACGATTATACATTAAAACCTGAAGATCTTCAGAAAACAAACAGCGAATACATATTAAGAGTTGAAGATATTCATAAAACCTATAACGACTCGGAAGTCTTAAAAGGCGTCTCCTTTAACGTCAAAAAGGGTGACACGATAGTTTTCATAGGTCCTTCGGGAACCGGTAAGAGTACACTTTTAAGATGCATCAACCAGCTTACACTGCCGGAGAAAGGCAGAGTATGGCTCAGGGATGAGGAAGTCACCAACTCAGGCAGCAGAATAAATTATTTCAGACAGAAAATCGGAATGGTCTTTCAGAATTTCTATCTGTTTGATCACCTGACGGCTGTCAGAAATGTTGAGATAGCGCTCATAAAAGTAAAGGGAATGGACCCAAAAGCAGCAAGGGAAAAAGCACTTTACGAACTCCGCCAGGTAGGAATGGAGGAGTGGGCGGATCACTATCCGGCTGAACTTTCAGGAGGACAGGCCCAGCGTGTTTCAATCGCCCGTGCACTTGCAATGGAGCCTGATGTTATTCTCTTTGACGAACCAACATCAGCACTTGACCCCGAACTTACAAGAGAAGTTCTTGAGGTCATGAAGAAGCTTGCACAGGAAGGGATGACAATGCTTGTCGTAACACATGAAATGGGATTTGCAAAATCGGTTGCAAACGAGATAATTTTCATGGAAGGCGGAAAAATTCTTGAAACAGGAACACCTGATGAAATACTCAATAACCCGACATATGAAAGGACAAGAAGTTTCATCGGGCAGTTTGGTGGACTTACAGGAGACTAA
- a CDS encoding ABC transporter substrate-binding protein: MNNKFSGVLIILLAVMAVAFAGCTGSQPVDNTAGETAGSEQGAVEKTTYIIGIDGEYPPYASIDKEGKVTGFDVESAKWVAENQGFEVEFQPLAWDGIIPALLAGKIDMVYSGMTITPDRLEKVNFTTPYLKVDQGVAFHNDSDLTLDDFKAGKAVVGAQRGTTGSIWVEKNLIETELITEDQLKYYDNFPSVITDLQNKRIDAAIYDVPSLAAAIEEKPIEIRGQIDTGEVYGVAIRKDDTELLEKMNDGINNLMDDPAWQVLLEKYSLVGASPR; the protein is encoded by the coding sequence ATGAACAATAAGTTTTCTGGTGTTCTTATTATTTTACTGGCTGTAATGGCAGTCGCCTTTGCCGGATGTACCGGCAGCCAGCCGGTTGACAACACCGCCGGAGAGACAGCCGGCAGCGAACAGGGAGCAGTTGAAAAAACAACATATATTATTGGAATTGACGGGGAATACCCACCATACGCTTCCATTGACAAAGAAGGAAAAGTAACAGGATTTGATGTTGAATCCGCAAAATGGGTTGCAGAAAATCAGGGATTTGAAGTTGAGTTCCAGCCTCTTGCATGGGACGGAATCATACCTGCACTTCTTGCAGGAAAGATCGACATGGTCTACTCCGGTATGACAATCACTCCGGATCGCCTCGAAAAAGTTAACTTCACAACCCCTTACCTGAAGGTTGACCAGGGTGTGGCATTCCACAACGACTCTGACCTCACACTTGATGATTTCAAGGCAGGAAAGGCAGTTGTAGGTGCACAGAGGGGAACAACAGGTTCAATCTGGGTTGAGAAAAACCTTATTGAGACAGAACTCATCACAGAAGACCAGTTAAAATACTACGACAACTTCCCAAGCGTAATTACAGATCTTCAGAACAAGAGAATTGATGCTGCAATTTACGATGTTCCTTCACTTGCTGCGGCAATCGAAGAGAAACCAATCGAAATCCGCGGTCAGATTGACACAGGAGAAGTCTACGGTGTTGCTATCAGAAAGGATGACACAGAGCTTCTTGAAAAGATGAATGACGGTATAAACAACTTAATGGACGACCCCGCATGGCAGGTTCTTCTTGAGAAGTACAGCCTTGTCGGAGCATCTCCACGCTGA
- a CDS encoding ABC transporter substrate-binding protein: MDSKILAAVLLVMAVMAVAFAGCTGTDQPAVKDNGTDVKEEKVTYIVGIDGEYPPYSFIDKDGNAQGFDVESVKWIANEMGFNVKIQPMAWDGIIPALEAGKIDMVYSGMTITPERLDKVNFSKPYWVVNQAVAVKNGSSVTMDDVTEGKVVFGVQRGCTAHDWISRNLVETGKLPEDNLKLYENFPLAVTELENGRVDAVMYDTPVLIDSIKGKDVVKLGTIDTDEEYGIAIRKTDTELLNTMNEGLDKLMADPYWNELIAEYKLE, encoded by the coding sequence ATGGACAGTAAAATTCTGGCTGCAGTTCTTTTGGTTATGGCTGTAATGGCAGTCGCTTTTGCAGGCTGTACAGGTACTGATCAGCCTGCTGTAAAAGACAACGGCACTGATGTGAAGGAAGAAAAAGTCACATACATTGTTGGTATTGACGGGGAATATCCGCCTTATTCATTTATTGACAAGGACGGAAATGCACAGGGCTTTGATGTTGAGTCAGTGAAGTGGATCGCAAACGAGATGGGATTCAATGTTAAAATCCAGCCGATGGCATGGGACGGTATTATCCCTGCACTTGAGGCAGGAAAGATTGACATGGTTTACTCCGGAATGACAATCACACCCGAGCGCCTTGACAAAGTCAACTTCTCAAAGCCTTACTGGGTTGTAAACCAGGCAGTAGCTGTTAAGAATGGCTCCTCAGTCACAATGGACGATGTAACTGAAGGAAAGGTTGTATTCGGTGTACAGAGAGGATGTACTGCACACGACTGGATCTCAAGAAACCTTGTTGAGACAGGCAAACTTCCCGAGGACAATTTAAAACTCTACGAGAACTTCCCGCTTGCAGTAACTGAACTTGAGAACGGCCGTGTAGATGCTGTAATGTATGACACACCTGTCCTTATTGATTCTATCAAAGGCAAAGACGTAGTCAAGCTCGGCACTATCGACACCGATGAGGAATACGGTATTGCAATCCGCAAGACTGACACTGAGCTCTTAAACACAATGAACGAAGGTCTTGACAAATTAATGGCTGACCCGTACTGGAATGAGCTTATTGCAGAATACAAACTTGAGTAA
- a CDS encoding RCC1 domain-containing protein: protein MRKSTDFSKTAIRIVLSLVLFFIFLIIPVSAESGEIVVFGDDGRDQCSDAPVGIGFTDISAGVFHSLALNSDGSVFAWGDDDWKQCSDTPVGIGFTDVSAGFFHSLALSSNGSVFAWGDDGNGQCSDAPVGIGFRDVSAGGFHSLALSSDGSVFAWGDDGNGQCSDAPVGIGFTNVSAGYYHSLALSSDGSVFAWGDDSWGQCSDAPVGNGFTAVSAGSGHSLALSSDGSVFAWGDDGNGQCSDAPVGIGFRDISAGGFHSLALSSDGSVFAWGDDGNGQCSGVPDGTDFVRVSAGEALSLVIREIEATPKPMPEPVPEFPKIAVPLMVIAGIFGVSLIARQKE, encoded by the coding sequence ATGAGAAAATCAACAGATTTCAGTAAAACTGCAATCAGGATAGTGTTATCTTTAGTCCTGTTCTTTATTTTTCTGATAATACCGGTATCGGCAGAATCAGGAGAGATTGTGGTCTTTGGAGATGATGGCAGGGACCAGTGCAGTGATGCCCCTGTTGGTATCGGATTTACGGATATTTCTGCAGGAGTTTTTCACAGCCTTGCGCTAAATTCTGATGGTTCTGTTTTTGCGTGGGGAGATGATGACTGGAAACAGTGCAGTGATACCCCTGTTGGTATCGGCTTTACGGATGTTTCTGCAGGATTTTTTCACAGCCTTGCGTTAAGTTCCAATGGTTCTGTTTTTGCGTGGGGGGATGATGGCAACGGTCAGTGCAGTGATGCCCCTGTTGGTATCGGCTTTAGGGATGTTTCTGCAGGAGGTTTTCACAGCCTTGCTTTAAGTTCTGATGGTTCTGTTTTTGCGTGGGGGGATGATGGCAACGGTCAGTGCAGTGATGCTCCTGTTGGTATCGGATTTACGAATGTCTCTGCAGGATATTATCACAGCCTTGCGTTAAGTTCTGATGGTTCTGTTTTTGCGTGGGGAGATGACAGTTGGGGTCAGTGCAGTGACGCTCCTGTGGGTAATGGATTTACGGCCGTTTCCGCAGGTTCAGGTCACAGTCTTGCTTTAAGTTCTGATGGCTCTGTTTTTGCGTGGGGGGATGATGGCAACGGTCAGTGCAGTGATGCCCCTGTTGGTATCGGCTTTAGGGATATTTCTGCAGGGGGTTTTCACAGCCTTGCGTTAAGTTCTGATGGTTCTGTTTTTGCGTGGGGAGATGATGGCAACGGTCAGTGCAGTGGTGTCCCCGATGGAACAGATTTTGTCAGGGTTTCCGCAGGAGAAGCTCTCAGTCTTGTGATAAGAGAAATTGAAGCAACACCTAAGCCGATGCCCGAACCGGTTCCTGAGTTTCCAAAGATTGCTGTGCCTCTCATGGTGATTGCCGGCATCTTTGGAGTTTCTCTGATTGCCCGGCAGAAAGAGTAA
- a CDS encoding amino acid ABC transporter permease translates to MDSDFLFNILLPALLNGLIITLQLILLAAPFGLTFGILIAVGRVYGGKSINLLCRLFVGFVKGCPLILLLFILYFGLPSVGIYLSAFMASIIGFICCNSAYNSEYIRGAILSVKEGQLVAASALGMTKRQAIIHIVLPQALRRAIPGLSNEFIYLIKYSSLAYMITLIELTGAGKLVFSKYFEPDVFLMIGVIYLALVTITTFCASMLEKKYAVPGTAQR, encoded by the coding sequence ATGGACTCTGATTTCCTCTTCAATATACTGCTCCCCGCATTACTAAACGGTCTGATAATAACCCTGCAGCTGATACTGCTTGCAGCACCTTTCGGACTGACTTTCGGGATACTGATAGCAGTTGGAAGAGTGTACGGCGGGAAGAGCATAAACCTTCTTTGCAGGCTTTTTGTCGGTTTTGTAAAGGGATGTCCCCTGATTCTTCTCTTGTTCATTCTGTACTTCGGCCTGCCGTCAGTTGGGATATATCTCTCAGCGTTTATGGCTTCCATAATAGGTTTCATCTGCTGTAACAGTGCATACAACTCAGAATACATAAGAGGAGCGATACTCTCTGTAAAGGAAGGTCAGCTTGTTGCCGCAAGCGCTCTTGGCATGACAAAAAGGCAGGCAATAATTCATATTGTTCTTCCCCAGGCACTAAGACGTGCAATACCGGGTCTTTCAAACGAGTTCATATATCTAATCAAGTATTCGTCACTTGCATACATGATCACATTAATAGAGCTTACAGGTGCAGGGAAACTTGTATTCTCAAAATACTTTGAGCCTGACGTATTTCTGATGATTGGTGTAATATATCTGGCACTTGTCACAATCACAACATTTTGTGCCAGCATGCTTGAGAAAAAATATGCAGTGCCCGGAACTGCCCAGCGCTGA
- the cas1 gene encoding CRISPR-associated endonuclease Cas1, whose amino-acid sequence MKESVPWHIIAGFGGHIKATSTTLVIRKKGVEEELPLSSVNHLLVVGGHNLHTSAVTHLLRNGSSISFFDPDGTPLSIMRPYGSYPDEELRSRQMKSPGYKSACEIVKSSIMSRILMIEEASAEMGRSIYYQGEDELLSKMLEDIEYLIKMDELRRIHRLSSDMYYEIISRSINPAHGFRRRTERPHNDPVNSMLSLGYAMLFGNCSVSVVGAHLDTDIGILSTGKRSLVQDLIDPLKARMVDSVVFSVAREYLTSDHYESGTKRCHLDDDIIKVLTNGIRNSIDQNIIEKNVSFYYDSIVSGSSLNISY is encoded by the coding sequence ATGAAAGAATCAGTGCCCTGGCATATAATCGCCGGTTTTGGAGGTCATATAAAAGCAACTTCCACTACTCTTGTAATTCGTAAGAAGGGTGTGGAAGAAGAACTGCCTTTATCATCAGTGAATCATCTGCTTGTGGTTGGAGGTCACAATCTTCACACATCAGCAGTTACACACCTTTTAAGGAACGGTTCTTCAATATCATTTTTTGATCCAGACGGCACCCCGCTTTCAATAATGCGTCCTTACGGGAGTTATCCGGATGAGGAACTAAGAAGCAGGCAGATGAAGAGTCCCGGATATAAAAGTGCCTGCGAGATAGTGAAATCTTCAATTATGTCACGTATACTGATGATTGAAGAGGCATCCGCCGAGATGGGACGTTCCATATACTATCAGGGCGAGGACGAACTGCTTAGCAAAATGCTTGAGGATATAGAATATCTGATAAAAATGGATGAGTTAAGGCGCATTCACAGGCTGTCTTCAGACATGTATTATGAGATAATTTCCCGCAGTATAAACCCTGCCCATGGTTTTCGGCGGAGAACAGAGAGGCCTCACAATGATCCTGTAAATTCGATGCTTTCACTCGGCTATGCCATGCTGTTTGGAAACTGCTCTGTTTCTGTTGTGGGCGCCCATCTTGATACTGATATCGGGATACTCTCAACCGGAAAGAGATCTCTTGTCCAGGATTTAATCGATCCACTGAAGGCAAGAATGGTGGATTCGGTTGTCTTTTCCGTTGCAAGAGAATATCTGACATCAGATCATTATGAATCCGGTACAAAGCGCTGCCACCTTGACGATGATATAATAAAAGTCCTGACGAACGGTATCAGGAATTCGATTGATCAGAATATCATTGAAAAGAATGTTTCTTTCTACTATGATTCGATAGTTTCAGGCAGCTCTCTTAATATAAGTTACTAA
- a CDS encoding amino acid ABC transporter permease, whose translation MDVFLILIDWFPYLLSGIMVTLGLVAAALIIGILLGLPMAIGQVYGSRPLKAAIGIYVWFFRGLPVLLLLFMFYFTVFPLLNLDVPEFFVGATVLGLRGAAYQSQIFRGAIQSISEGQMTAARSLGMSRMTAIKTIIIPQATRVALPGWSNEYPNILTDSAVCYAIGVAELLTRTSQIVAQTYITMPIYLACAGIFILLNYAGMIVIRKLEERVAIPGFSGNSGMV comes from the coding sequence ATGGACGTATTTTTAATACTTATAGACTGGTTTCCATATCTGCTCTCAGGAATCATGGTTACGCTTGGTCTTGTTGCAGCTGCGCTTATAATCGGAATCCTCCTCGGCCTTCCAATGGCAATCGGGCAGGTTTACGGCAGCAGACCACTTAAAGCAGCAATAGGCATATATGTATGGTTTTTCAGGGGACTGCCCGTTCTTCTGCTTCTTTTCATGTTCTATTTTACCGTATTCCCGCTTTTGAATCTGGATGTCCCTGAGTTTTTTGTCGGCGCAACCGTACTGGGCCTTCGTGGCGCGGCGTATCAGTCACAGATATTCAGAGGAGCAATACAGTCCATCAGCGAAGGGCAGATGACTGCTGCACGTTCTCTTGGAATGAGCAGGATGACAGCAATTAAAACGATTATAATTCCACAGGCAACACGCGTTGCACTGCCGGGCTGGTCCAACGAGTATCCCAACATACTCACCGATTCCGCAGTGTGTTATGCAATAGGAGTTGCCGAACTTCTAACAAGAACATCCCAGATTGTTGCTCAGACCTATATTACAATGCCAATCTACCTTGCATGTGCAGGAATTTTCATTCTTCTCAACTATGCCGGAATGATTGTAATAAGAAAACTTGAAGAGAGAGTTGCAATACCGGGCTTTAGCGGAAACAGTGGAATGGTGTAA